The sequence GTCCTGCTGCCATTGTATAGATGATTCCGTCATTGACTTCATCAAACTCGGGCAGGGGGAAGATAAACTTGTTTATCACGGCCATTTTACACGCTTCTTCCACCCGCGCTGCAATGATGAAGGCTTTTACCGCTGCCGACATCAGGGGGGACAAACCGGTGGGTACGTTGCTGGAGAACAGGAGTTCAATAATGAGTGCCGGAATGGTTGCAAAAATCCCCCAGAGGAATGCCTTGGATACGGTTCTGCGAGGTTCCGGACGGGAGTCTCTTACGTAAAAATACCTCAGAAGGATCAAGGCCGGTACAAGAGCCAGAAGAAAACTGATGACCTGGGGCAGGAGCAGTAAGGAGAGGATGAAAAACATCAAATTAGTCCTTCAGGGTCTTTAAAAGACGGATGAACTCTTCATTCTGTTCCTGTGTCCCTATGGTATAACGGATCCATTCGCCCATCCCGAAGGAAGCCAAAGGCCGGATGGCCATGCCCTGTTTCAGGAAATTGTCAAAGACTTCTTTGCTGTCCATATCCACCTTGATGCAGATGAAGTTGGCCTCACTGGGATAAAAGAAGAAATTTTCCTCTTCAAGAGCCTTATACAGGTATTTTTTCCCTTCAGAACAGAGAGCAAGAGTCTTATTGATGAATTCATGATCCTTCAGGGCTTCAGCTCCGCCACTTTGTGCCAGCAGGTTCACATTGAAGGCCTGTTTGGCCCTGAATATCGCCTGGGTAAGATCCGGTTGTGCCATGGCATAACCGATTCTGAGACCTGCCAGACCGTAAATTTTAGAAAAGGTTCTGGTGACTATGAGGTTTGGATAGGTAGACAGCAGATCAGATCCCGAGCAGAACTCTTCATGGGTTGCAAATTCTGCATAGGCTTCATCCAGAATCAGGATCACGTCCCTGGGAAGTCTGTCTAAAAATGACCGGATTTCGCTGTCCTTGAGAAATGTCCCTGTGGGATTGTTCGGATTGGCTATAAAGGCAAGACATGTATCGTCCGTCACGGCTCCCAGAAGACCTTCAGTATCAAATCGGCCATTTTTCAGGGGGACTTTTATGACATGACCCCCAAAAAGAAGACCTGAAAAACTATATTCTGAAAATGTTGAGTCCGCAGTTATGACTTCCTGTCCCTCTTCAAGGAAGGTCCCCGCAATCATAGCAAATATCTCATCAGATCCATTGCCGACGATAAAGCATTCGGGATCCAGGTTGTAGTGTTCTGCCAGGGCATTGATCAGAATTCCCGACCGTCCGTCGGGGTAGCGATTCAGATGATTCAACTCTTGACTGATTGCAATGAGTGCCCGTGGGGATGGTCCAAGAGGATTTTCGTTGGATGAAAGTTTAATGGCGCCCGGTCTTGATTTTCCCGCAACATAGGGTGTTGTATTTCTGAGTGTTTTCCGGATTTTCATTGAAGCTCCTTGCCGTGGAAGACATCTCTCTTCCCGTGGGTATTCATGGTTTTAGTCTTTACAGTATTTAAGGAGCATCTCTTTAAGGTCAATAGGACTGACGGGTTTTACCAGAAAATCGTTCATTCCTGCATCTTTAATTTTCTGACTGTCTTCATGCAGAGCTAGAGCTGTGAGGGCAATAATGGGGGTTTTCCTCGGCATCTCCATCTCCATCTTCCGTAATTCGATTGTTGTTTCATATCCGTCCATTTCGGGCATTTGAATATCCATCAGAATAATATCCGGGTGATATTGCTTATATTTTTCAATGCCTTCGATGCCGTTTTCTGCGGTTACCACCCTGTATCCTGCCTTCTCAATAATTCTTATGGCCAGAAGTTGATTCACTCTATTATCTTCGAGAAGTAGTACCAGTGAGTCCTGATTCATAGACTTATCAATATGTTTTTCGATAGGATGATACTCTTTCTTCTTTTTTTCTTTCTTACTTCCTGCCGGGAATTCCAGAGGAAGGAAGAAGCGGAAGCTGCTCCCCCGGGTTTTTCCGCTTTTTACATCGATCTGTCCTCCCATTCTGCTTGTCAGGTAGGCACAGATCGCCAGTCCCAGACCTGTTCCTCCGTATTTCCGGGTTGTCGAGGCATCCACCTGAGTAAAAGAACGGAACAGGAGATGCTGCTTTTCTTTTGGAATGCCTATACCGGAATCGGATATAGTGAAGTAAATTCTTTGAGGTGACTTCTTTTTATCAACATGACTCGATAATTCTATGAAACCGCCGGGTGTAAATTTCAGCGCATTGTTCAGGAGATTCTGTATGATCTGCCTTATCCGTATGGGATCACCCTTAATGACCGGCGGAAGATCCGGTGCGGG is a genomic window of Oceanispirochaeta sp. containing:
- a CDS encoding PrsW family glutamic-type intramembrane protease encodes the protein MFFILSLLLLPQVISFLLALVPALILLRYFYVRDSRPEPRRTVSKAFLWGIFATIPALIIELLFSSNVPTGLSPLMSAAVKAFIIAARVEEACKMAVINKFIFPLPEFDEVNDGIIYTMAAG
- the hisC gene encoding histidinol-phosphate transaminase; protein product: MKIRKTLRNTTPYVAGKSRPGAIKLSSNENPLGPSPRALIAISQELNHLNRYPDGRSGILINALAEHYNLDPECFIVGNGSDEIFAMIAGTFLEEGQEVITADSTFSEYSFSGLLFGGHVIKVPLKNGRFDTEGLLGAVTDDTCLAFIANPNNPTGTFLKDSEIRSFLDRLPRDVILILDEAYAEFATHEEFCSGSDLLSTYPNLIVTRTFSKIYGLAGLRIGYAMAQPDLTQAIFRAKQAFNVNLLAQSGGAEALKDHEFINKTLALCSEGKKYLYKALEEENFFFYPSEANFICIKVDMDSKEVFDNFLKQGMAIRPLASFGMGEWIRYTIGTQEQNEEFIRLLKTLKD
- a CDS encoding ATP-binding protein, with the protein product MINGAQLKKLFINMDIALIITDQSGLIESANDSAGALLQLEEGDLKGRHIHALLTPRHKEINLKKISQKEGSGPIMWFLEKVDMEHSSTLDSGASTFLAAMTHEIRTPMNGIIGLTNLALEEEMSPVLKEYLDIIHLSADSLMRVINDILDYSKIKSGNMGVEMIPIPLHDFLNNIAKLFIPQAKSKGLEFRYNPAPDLPPVIKGDPIRIRQIIQNLLNNALKFTPGGFIELSSHVDKKKSPQRIYFTISDSGIGIPKEKQHLLFRSFTQVDASTTRKYGGTGLGLAICAYLTSRMGGQIDVKSGKTRGSSFRFFLPLEFPAGSKKEKKKKEYHPIEKHIDKSMNQDSLVLLLEDNRVNQLLAIRIIEKAGYRVVTAENGIEGIEKYKQYHPDIILMDIQMPEMDGYETTIELRKMEMEMPRKTPIIALTALALHEDSQKIKDAGMNDFLVKPVSPIDLKEMLLKYCKD